Proteins found in one Leishmania major strain Friedlin complete genome, chromosome 35 genomic segment:
- a CDS encoding putative structural maintenance of chromosome (SMC) family protein (previous protein_id=AAZ14574.1): MLSKIHRVELDNFKSYYGKAVIGPFKDFTCIVGPNGAGKSNLMDALSFVLSSTVTQASASSMRGKSAVDFIHRKAKTAGNGCRVTLVMRHPASQRAVAAAAAPTGGEAGKSDAVPSAARRGAVVADDGEHVHHSSTVETSFTRQVDVQGTVSCLLNGKRVTEKEYVAALTEHRIGARVDTFLVFQHQVEAVAQKKAKQLTELLEQVSGSGELHGEYAAKKAALEKANEALTSASLEKRGAAVAVHQMRLAKKEAERYEELHQQLTSVRQELALSELFAVETELEKHKEELQQRRDALAELEKSIATEQAIREMKRTYATRHKTYLEELKKARKSADDLRLKHNTVERIKAALAHLTRKAELQRQELEAAQKATTVRSAEAERLEGQLKKQKALLDTFEKRCAADDTKRVTLDAVLNQQQLAEYRQLRKEAECATVMLRQRRETVLRQRDSAQEALKQCDRAAEAHQQQIKDVSQAIETAAKYGAELQRRRSELEETVSTLKAQLTEASKDLETMQKKNKAREAELARLQEQLHELRYMKDTSKQNLRMADALQALRSLFPIRGRMVDLCTVPSERHRNAVTVAMGKNLEGIVVETTAVAIRCVKYLKEQRMPPMTFLPLDAVQGKAVDDRLRTFGGTCKPIVDVVRFEPELEPAVRYTLGQTLLCDTVAEAKSVAYGRDGERFKVVTLDGTVLLKNGSVQGGLASVQSRARKWDEKKYEDLRAARDRLLSEAAGGGEAELARIQISIRDMEARREFAEKRVAVVHTEQCANDIKTQRLTEELAKLESRGADFTTRQKGYAAELQVMHKELLELSKSISRVEGQVFADFQKKVGIPNLLQLEGQQTQEAKQRAETRQQLLLVIHKLESSLEMEVKQVGDAKIADFEEACARLHKEKEQCKKDLTDYKALVEKAERQHQEMRKTAAQSRTELDSLEQQIRNATRNSETDLVRVAQARKLVTGIQLACDSLRSRRLNLVRRCQMDEIGIPLKPVASSGAKRARGEDADAATRASSGLPTPSSRQRSSATGSRAQVLLSEPFTLLVEGGASQSSVRGGTSAASFASSPALDSETTMCIDFSSLTEAQRVVAADRAQFSAYSHRTQAQLEALAAEMESVAPNMKAASRVTASEDRLGASSTLLDEARDMARVANKEFARVKEQRTERFMEMYEKVAATVDQVYRELTMGTRAHAVHGSAYLSLENVEEPYLGGTTYHATPPLKRFMPMELLSGGERTMAALALLFAIREVSPTPFFVLDEVDAALDAGNVEKLARYLRKNCQSCQFVVISLKEQLYHMADMLLGVMKDKDRESSKVLTMDLRGYPY, from the coding sequence atgTTGTCAAAGATTCACCGCGTAGAGCTCGACAACTTCAAGAGCTACTACGGCAAAGCTGTCATCGGGCCCTTCAAGGATTTCACGTGCATTGTTGGGCCCAACGGCGCGGGGAAGTCCAACTTGATGGACGCGCTGAGCTTCGTGCtgagcagcaccgtcacACAGGCAAGCGCCTCATCGATGCGCGGCAAGTCCGCGGTCGACTTCATTCATCGCAAGGCAAAGACGGCGGGCAACGGGTGCCGCGTGACTCTGGTGATGCGCCATCCGGCCTCGCAGAGGGcagttgccgccgctgcagcaccgactgGCGGCGAGGCAGGCAAAAGCGATGCCGTTCCGTCCGCCGCCCGTCGTGGCGCGGTCGTTGCCGACGACGGAGAGCACGTTCatcacagcagcaccgtcgagACCTCTTTTACTCGCCAGGTGGATGTGCAGGGTACGGTCTCATGCCTGCTCAACGGCAAGCGAGTGACAGAGAAGGAGTACGTGGCCGCGCTTACCGAGCACCGCATTGGCGCCCGTGTTGACACGTTTCTCGTGTTTCAGCATCAAGTGGAGGCAGTTGCgcagaagaaggcgaagcagcTGACGGAGCTACTCGAGCAGGtcagcggcagtggtgagCTTCATGGTGAATACGCGGCCAAGAAGGCCGCACTGGAGAAGGCCAACGAGGCGCTGACGAGTGCGTCTCTCGAAAAGCGAggggctgctgtggcggtgcATCAAATGCGACTGGCcaagaaggaggcggagcgctaCGAGGAGCTGCATCAGCAGCTGACGAGCGTCAGGCAAGAGCTAGCCCTCTCCGAGCTCTTCGCCGTCGAAACGGAACTTGAGAAGCACAaggaagagctgcagcagcgccgcgacgcgcTTGCGGAACTGGAAAAGAGCATTGCAACGGAGCAGGCGATCCGGGAGATGAAGCGGACGTACGCGACCCGGCACAAGACCTATTTGGAGGAGCTGAAAAAGGCGCGTAAGTCTGCCGATGATCTGCGGCTTAAGCACAACACGGTGGAGCGCATCaaagcggcgctggcgcacctAACCCGCaaggcagagctgcagcggcaggagcTGGAAGCGGCGCAGAAGGCGACAACTGTCCGCTctgccgaggcggagcgccTCGAGGGGCAGCTGAAGAAGCAAAAAGCGCTGCTGGACACTTTCGAAAaacgctgcgccgctgacgacACGAAGCGAGTCACGCTGGACGCCGTGCTcaatcagcagcagctggccgagTACCGGCAACTgcggaaggaggcggagTGCGCGACCGTGATGCTACGCCAGCGCCGGgagacggtgctgcggcaaCGCGACTCCGCACAGGAGGCCCTGAAACAATGCGACAGAGCTGCGGAggcacaccagcagcagaTAAAGGACGTCAGCCAGGCCATTGAGACGGCCGCGAAGTACGGGGCTGaactgcagcggcgccgcagcgagtTGGAGGAAACGGTGAGCACGCTCAAGGCCCAGCTCACAGAAGCCAGTAAGGACCTTGAAACAATgcagaagaaaaacaaagcacgggaggcggagctggcacGACTGCAGGAGCAGTTGCACGAGCTGCGCTACATGAAAGACACAAGCAAGCAGAACTTGCGCATGGCGGACGCTCTCCAGGCCttgcgctctctcttcccaATCCGCGGACGCATGGTGGATCTGTGCACGGTGCCCAGCGAGCGGCACCGTAACGCGGTCACGGTGGCCATGGGCAAAAACCTTGAGGGCATCGTTGTGGAGACAACCGCGGTGGCGATTCGCTGCGTCAAGTATCTGAAGGAGCAACGCATGCCGCCCATGACGTTTCTGCCGTTGGACGCAGTGCAAGGCAAGGCTGTCGACGACCGTCTGCGCACATTTGGTGGCACATGCAAACCCATTGTCGATGTGGTTCGCTTTGAGCCTGAGCTGGAGCCGGCGGTGCGGTATACACTGGGCcagacgctgctgtgcgacACGGTTGCCGAGGCCAAGTCGGTCGCCTACGGCCGCGACGGGGAGCGCTTCAAGGTGGTGACGCTGGACGGCACAGTCCTCCTGAAGAACGGGTCTGTGCAAGGTGGTTTGGCCTCCGTTCAGAGCCGCGCCCGCAAGTGGGACGAGAAGAAGTACGAGGACCTTCGCGCTGCCCGCGACCGCCTGTTGAGCGAAGCCGCCGGAGGTGGGGAGGCAGAACTGGCCCGCATCCAGATCTCGATTCGGGACATGGAGGCGCGGCGCGAGTTTGCTGAGAAGCGCGTCGCTGTAGTGCACACGGAGCAATGCGCCAACGATATCAAGACGCAGCGGCTgacggaggagctggcgaagCTGGAAAGCCGCGGAGCCGATTTCACGACGCGGCAGAAGGGATAcgcagcggagctgcaggtgATGCACAAGGAGCTACTAGAGCTCTCCAAGTCGATCTCGCGCGTCGAGGGACAGGTTTTTGCTGACTTCCAAAAGAAGGTGGGCATCCCCAACCTGCTACAGCTGGAAGGGCAGCAAACGCAAGAGGCAAAGCAGCGCGCTGAgacacggcagcagctgctacTCGTGATTCACAAGCTGGAGAGCTCACTCGAGATGGAGGTGAAGCAGGTGGGCGACGCGAAGATCGCCGACTTCgaggaggcgtgtgcgcggctgcACAAGGAAAAGGAGCAGTGCAAAAAGGACCTCACCGATTACAAAGCGCTcgtggagaaggcggagcggcagcaccaggaGATGAGGAAGACGGCTGCGCAGAGCCGCACCGAACTCGActcgctggagcagcagatTCGAAACGCGACTCGAAACTCCGAGACTGATCTGGTTCGTGTCGCCCAGGCGCGGAAGCTCGTCACAGGCATTCAGCTTGCCTGCGACTCTCTGCGGTCGCGTCGGCTGAAcctggtgcgccgctgccagatGGACGAAATTGGTATTCCACTGAAGCCGGTGGCCAGCAGCGGAGCGaaacgcgcgcgcggcgaggATGCGGACGCGGCCacccgcgcctcctccggcCTGCCTacgccgtcgtcgcgccAAAGGTCTAGCGCCACGGGGAGTCGCGCGCAAGTTCTTCTCTCCGAGCCGTTCACACTGCTCGTCGAAGGCGGAGCGAGCCAGAGCAGCGTTCGCGGAGGAACGAGCGCCGCATCTTTTGCCTCCTCGCCGGCCCTCGATTCAGAGACGACCATGTGCATCGACTTCTCCTCGCTCACGGAGGCACAGCGAGTGGTGGCAGCGGACCGGGCTCAGTTTTCTGCATACAGCCACCGTACCCAGGCGCAGTTggaggcgctcgcggcggAGATGGAGTCTGTGGCGCCAAATATGAAGGCCGCCTCGCGCGTCACGGCTTCAGAGGATCGTCTCGGGgcgtcgtcgacgctgctCGACGAGGCTCGCGATATGGCCCGTGTGGCCAACAAGGAGTTCGCGCGCGTCAAAGAGCAGCGCACGGAGCGCTTCATGGAGATGTACGAGAAGGTGGCGGCCACAGTGGACCAGGTGTACCGCGAGCTTACCATGGGCACCCGCGCCCATGCAGTGCACGGCTCGGCGTACCTTAGCCTGGAGAATGTGGAGGAGCCGTACCTCGGCGGCACCACCTACCACGCCACACCGCCTCTCAAGCGCTTCATGCCGATGGAGCTGCTCTCCGGCGGAGAGCGCAccatggcggcgctggcgcttcTCTTTGCGATCCGCGAAGTCTCCCCGACGCCCTTCTTCGTGCTGGATGAGGTGGACGCGGCGCTAGACGCCGGCAATGTAGAGAAACTTGCGAGATACCTTCGCAAAAACTGCCAGTCGTGCCAGTTCGTCGTGATTTCGCTGAAGGAACAGCTTTACCACATGGCAGATATGCTGCTGGGCGTTATGAAGGACAAGGATCGGGAGAGCTCTAAGGTGCTCACCATGGACCTGCGTGGCTACCCGTACTAG